Sequence from the Paenibacillus riograndensis SBR5 genome:
TATTATTTACCGGATACTTCATTGAAGGAAGTGATTTTGTTTCCTTCAATGTCTTTGATGCTGTTTTCGTATCCTGTAGTAGGATCATTTTCTTTAACCTTAACTGTAATTGTGTTGATGTTGTTAGCGTTAAGGTCTTGAGCGCCAGCAGATGCGGAGGCATCAATATCCTTTTTATTGAATGTAACATACCATTTATCAGTGCTGTTACCAACCTTATCAAAGGTAAGCGGGGATACCAGCTTATCATTGATACGGAATTGCAGATCATCTGTCTGAATGTCTTTAACATTCTCAGAGAAGGTTACGATCAGTACAGCAGAATCCGAAGACGATACAGCAGCAGAGTTCAACTTAGGAGCTACTTTGTCAAGGAGTCTGATTGCTACTTCATTATGAGCTTCAGCACCGTTACCAGCAGTATCAGCTACACCGTTAGCCAAGAACTTATAGTCCTTAGTTTCACTGATCGAAGATTTAGGGATGTTGATAATTGCAACTCTTGTTGTGGCATTGTCAGCAGCGGATTCAAGTGTAACGAATGATCCTGTTGGCAATGCTTTACTGTCCATTGTGTAGCTGTTGTTATCAGTCAGAGAAGCAACGCTAATGCCTGCATTGTCAGTTACAGTTACTTTAACAATGTAGTCGTTGGTGTTTTCTCCACCATACACAATGCTTGTTACTTTAGGTCTTTCGGAATCGGAAGAAGTAGCGTTTCCTGTTACCGCCACAGTGGTTGCAGCCAGTTTATTTTTAGCAAAGCTAGCATCAACTACCAGGCCTTCTGGCAGACGCAGTGTATGTGCGCCTACAACACCACCCGGAGTAGCAAAGGTCAAAGATTTACCATCTTTAGATTTCGCAACTGGGGTAGAGCTGAGCGCTGTACCAACGCCTGTGGAATCTTTGATCAATGTAAGACCGGAAACTCCGGATACAGCATTAACTTCTTCAGAGAACTTAACAACCAGACCGCTGCCGCTCTTGTAAGTAATGCTTGTTACTGTTGGAGCTACAGTGTCTTTGTTGAAGGTAATAGGCTGAGTTACTGCAGTACCCAGGTTGTTACCAATGGTATCACGAACAGTTGCACCGAATACGATGCTACCGGAGAATGTACCAGTGGATGGCAACGAACCAAGTGGGCTAGTCAGTTTGAAAGTTTTGGTGTCGCTGGTAGTGTTAACTGTGAATACGCCTTTGCTTTCGCCATTGGCATCCAACAGACGAACATTACCTACCAAAGAGTTGTAATCCACTGCTTTGTTGAACACTACTTCAACTGTTTTGTCACCAATTGCAGTCACTTTTTGAACTACAGGTGCTTGCACATCAGAAGTTACCGTAACAGTTGTTTTAACTGGGTTAGGTGTAGCCAGGTTGCCAGCATAATCCGAAAGGTTAGTCAGGGACACATCATACGAAGTTCCGCTGTTCAACGTGCCAGTAGTCAGTGTTACTTCATCCAGTGGCTGGTAAGTATCACGGGAAACACTTGCAGACGCACCGTTAACATAAGCAATCAATCCAGCTGTTTTAACTGGCTCGCTCAGTTTAACGTATACTTTATTAGTAGTTGTTTTTGCAACAGAAGATACAGAAACTACTGTAGGTGCAACAGTATCAGCTACAGGCAACAATTGAGTGAAAGCAGGAATTGCTTCACCAGCAGTTGTTTTGATTGTGTCATTCACTACTACAGTATAGTTACCTTTCAGGAAAGTGTTTCCATCCAGGGAAATTGTAGCTTGAGTTGCGTCATCGCTGATAACAACCTTAGCATCTTTAGCTACATCAACTGTTTTGCCAACTTCAGTTACTTTAACTACACCTTCGATCAGAGTGTTAGTTTCAACCAAAGTATCTGGATCGATAGCACGGTTGAACTTAACAACCACTTGCTTGGAGTTAGGAGCTGTAACACTAACAACCTTAGGTGCTTGAAGTGTTACTTTTGCAGTGTAGTCTTTTTCAAGGTGCTTGAAGTTGATTGTAGTTTCAACGCCTGCTACCAGAGCAGTTGTCAGATCTACGTTTGCAGT
This genomic interval carries:
- a CDS encoding S-layer homology domain-containing protein, translating into MSDMSYPTKEESQFMNVQGGEKKVMKKILSVALSTAMAFSMFASVAFGETATTPQAKFDALAAKGILNGYPDGQAHLEKDLTRAEFAKIVTKLFGLTEVTGKLSYKDKGYTASNWAVPYIEAVTAAGYMQGQDTVKGIFNYNGKVTVQEVAAVLFRALKLEQPSTTDNSASAWAKGYAQAVINAGLVAQTTNFKANATRSLVVETAYAVDQKTVAPTLTVASAEAVSPTKVVVTFSDKTTANVDLTTALVAGVETTINFKHLEKDYTAKVTLQAPKVVSVTAPNSKQVVVKFNRAIDPDTLVETNTLIEGVVKVTEVGKTVDVAKDAKVVISDDATQATISLDGNTFLKGNYTVVVNDTIKTTAGEAIPAFTQLLPVADTVAPTVVSVSSVAKTTTNKVYVKLSEPVKTAGLIAYVNGASASVSRDTYQPLDEVTLTTGTLNSGTSYDVSLTNLSDYAGNLATPNPVKTTVTVTSDVQAPVVQKVTAIGDKTVEVVFNKAVDYNSLVGNVRLLDANGESKGVFTVNTTSDTKTFKLTSPLGSLPSTGTFSGSIVFGATVRDTIGNNLGTAVTQPITFNKDTVAPTVTSITYKSGSGLVVKFSEEVNAVSGVSGLTLIKDSTGVGTALSSTPVAKSKDGKSLTFATPGGVVGAHTLRLPEGLVVDASFAKNKLAATTVAVTGNATSSDSERPKVTSIVYGGENTNDYIVKVTVTDNAGISVASLTDNNSYTMDSKALPTGSFVTLESAADNATTRVAIINIPKSSISETKDYKFLANGVADTAGNGAEAHNEVAIRLLDKVAPKLNSAAVSSSDSAVLIVTFSENVKDIQTDDLQFRINDKLVSPLTFDKVGNSTDKWYVTFNKKDIDASASAGAQDLNANNINTITVKVKENDPTTGYENSIKDIEGNKITSFNEVSGK